A region of the Phaeodactylum tricornutum CCAP 1055/1 chromosome 1, whole genome shotgun sequence genome:
AAGCGCTACGACTTTGACGACAATGCCGATAAGGAGACATTGCTAGATGTtgatgaaaacgatgaaTATGGCGAAAACCGTGAGGAAACCACCAAAGTTGAAGAACGGATACCCATACGAGTCGCCCTCGACGCGATTGCCTTAGCGAGTCGTATGCAGATCGATTTGGAAACAGTTGTAATGGACTTCGTTGCACACATGAAGGCTCAAACGGGAGAAACAAATTTGTGTTTGGCCGGAGGAGTTGCTCTCAACTCAGTCTTGAATGGACGACTGGCTCGGGAATTGGGCTTTGCACAGACTTTTATTTCGCCGTATCCTGGCGATGACGGTATTGCAGTTGGATGCTGCGCCTTTGGCCTCTTTGGCAACGACCGCTTGGACCAAATCGCCTCCACGAAAGCTAGAAGCGGTCCGGCCCGGCCCGCCGTTTGGTCTCAGCCTCTGTCGCCGTATCTCGGTCCCGATGCAAGCGAAGCAGCCATAAAAGCCGCTATTGAGACCGCTGCTCCTTGGCTGGAAGTGGAATCGATCCGCAACGTGGATCAAAGACTTCAAAAGATGGCCGAAGAAGTCGAGTCTGGTGGCGTGGTGGCCTGGTACCACTCTCGATCGGAACTTGGACCTCGTGCCTTGGGACACCGCAGTATCCTAGCAGACCCCCGTAAAAAAGGATTGGTCCGCTTCGTTAACGAAAAAGTCAAGAGCCGTGAAAGTTTTCGACCGTTTGCTCCTAGCGTCTTGGCCGAAGAAGCGTCCAACTGGTTTGACCTTGGTCCATCCGTACTACCGGACGATCAGAACGTGAGCCCATTTATGAGCATGACAGCTATTGTACACGAAAGCAAGAGAGCGAGAATCCCCGCAGTGACGCATGTAGACGGCTCCTCGCGGCTACAGACGGTGACGAGCACTGCCGAACCACTGTACCATTTGTTCATTTCCAAGTTCTTTGCGTTGACGGGCATACCCATGATCCTCAACACATCCTTCAATACGCTCCCGAGTGAGCCTATTGTGGAATCCCCCCGCGACGCTATTCGTAGCTTTCTGTATTCCATGGGCGCCATCGAAATGCTCGTGATGGGAGACTACGTCATCAAGCGCAAACCGCCCAATCTCCGGAAACTGCTCGGCGAAGTCAGCAAGTCGGGAGAGATGCAAGTCGAGCCAGGTTGTCCCATTCGGGCGGGACCCGCGACTTTCGAATCGTCGTTTGCGTTGGAAGCCGGAGTACAGGCGGAGGAAGAGATCGAAACCGTCACGAGAGTCCGCATGCCGGACCGGCCCACGTTTAGCGAGAAAAAGGCGTGGTTTCCACTTTTGGACGACTTGGAAGGTGAACTGCTGAGTGTCTGTGACGGTACGAACACTATGAACGATATCATGGTGCAG
Encoded here:
- a CDS encoding predicted protein, with product MRRLCLFDATTKSTSEKLVFVLLVFQILSPGFAWIASDSRLPNSKLTWRDSHSTTPARTSHLASTPFEADLYDNPFNENTNKPSTAVPKDTKLVLGVNKYSHDTTICAADASSGQVLFAVAKERLSRKKHDAGNVATAVEACLEALDLDLDSIEHVVVNNHHHRVLPREVNVRHMEWECGLSINGGVEDGYDDPENLLPDARHHELSHHLAHAYSTAAQAPFDKGLCVVMDGMGEPLRTMLRAQETKDETYTSDFSFGFDTFQCVPSNVIEQSQLSYFDWREAESVYVFEKKERTIDLRPVWKRFTPEHSPPSLYNHGFENMDSVGALYSRASSHIFGDWNACGKVMGLAPWALHEWTDSRGAKLAPVVHNSPILQGKLYEDDGLHIDRNLLEGQPLISRNDPDIFNDDGTRRKRYDFDDNADKETLLDVDENDEYGENREETTKVEERIPIRVALDAIALASRMQIDLETVVMDFVAHMKAQTGETNLCLAGGVALNSVLNGRLARELGFAQTFISPYPGDDGIAVGCCAFGLFGNDRLDQIASTKARSGPARPAVWSQPLSPYLGPDASEAAIKAAIETAAPWLEVESIRNVDQRLQKMAEEVESGGVVAWYHSRSELGPRALGHRSILADPRKKGLVRFVNEKVKSRESFRPFAPSVLAEEASNWFDLGPSVLPDDQNVSPFMSMTAIVHESKRARIPAVTHVDGSSRLQTVTSTAEPLYHLFISKFFALTGIPMILNTSFNTLPSEPIVESPRDAIRSFLYSMGAIEMLVMGDYVIKRKPPNLRKLLGEVSKSGEMQVEPGCPIRAGPATFESSFALEAGVQAEEEIETVTRVRMPDRPTFSEKKAWFPLLDDLEGELLSVCDGTNTMNDIMVQYTPLPEGQDKIGKEDVEEAQTLLQNIVYRLVRLYEHTLISW